The proteins below come from a single Hippocampus zosterae strain Florida chromosome 5, ASM2543408v3, whole genome shotgun sequence genomic window:
- the mtf1 gene encoding metal regulatory transcription factor 1 gives MSEKGPGARAAPPPRSEAEPSGGDPEDDEDKAGSDEGERRRPSSGGRVYDRTTVLIERDPIRLDEEGEEEGQCGGDDDGAAFLTEGDEEEEGSLAFMADPDAMAQGYVHHTISPDQIQFTINPGSTPMPRNIEGATLTLHSECPETRQTEVKRYQCMFEGCTRTYSTAGNLRTHQKTHRGEYTFVCNQQGCGKAFLTSYSLKIHVRVHTKEKPFECDVQGCEKAFNTLYRLKAHQRLHTGKTFNCESEGCSKYFTTLSDLRKHIRTHTGEKPFRCDHDGCGKAFAASHHLKTHVRTHTGEKPFNCPSDGCEKTFSSQYSLKSHIRAHDKGAPFGFGVALAGPLSEDANHSLCLSDLSLISTDSDLPEQLRNAQNLDANHLTPVRIFELMFQSPEDSVSQDEAPPGEGLGERLGPGTPAPPAATEASSLAPSAAPASSLPPVPVAASEGPPAQACGRAPDRAAPPPAAAQPAPLAGHVVAGDGAAAGGPTLNPAPPGLVMSDQNLQWILSSAANGQLNPQQAAPGGPKVEKVFFTTAIPVGGGAGSSVQQIGLSLPVIIIKQEESCQCLCACRDQAAARQRPPDAPPPPPPPPPPPPAAAACSSPCCLPASSSEVGEVEPRPAGTTSSPPPSATSSHGLANMDVSDFLSMQSPDSAADMEALLLVADDFNMATEGHP, from the exons ATGTCGGAAAAGGGCCCCGGCGCGcgggcggcgccgccgccgcgctcggAGGCGGAGCCTTCGGGAGGGGACCCGGAGGACGACGAGGACAAGGCGGGCTCGGACGAGGGCGAGCGGCGGCGGCCGTCGTCGGGGGGCCGCGTGTACGACCGCACCACCGTGCTCATCGAGCGCGACCCCATCCGGCTGGACGAGGAAGGCGAGGAGGAGGGCCAGTGCGGGGGCGACGACGACGGGGCGGCCTTCCTGACCGAaggcgacgaggaggaggagggctcgCTGGCCTTCATGGCCGACCCCGACGCCATGGCGCAGGGCTACGTGCACCACACCATCTCGCCGGACCAGATCCAGTTCACCATCAATCCGGGCTCCACCCCCATGCCGCGCAACATCGAGGGCGCCACCCTCACGCTGCACTCGGAGTGTCCCGAGACCAGGCAGACCGAG GTCAAACGCTACCAGTGCATGTTTGAAGGCTGCACCAGGACGTACAGCACGGCGGGGAACCTGCGCACGCACCAGAAGACCCACCGCGGCGAGTACACCTTTGTGTGCAACCAGCAAGGCTGCGGCAAGGCCTTCCTCACCTCGTACAGCCTGAAAATCCACGTGCGCGTGCACACCAAGGAGAAGCCCTTCGAGTGCGACGTGCAGGGCTGCGAGAAGGCCTTCAACACCCTGTACAG GCTGAAAGCGCACCAGAGGCTCCACACGGGCAAAACCTTCAACTGCGAATCGGAAGGCTGCAGCAAGTACTTCACCACTCTCAGCGACTTGAGGAAGCACATTCGCACGCACACCGGAGAGAAGCCTTTCCG GTGCGACCACGACGGCTGCGGCAAAGCTTTTGCGGCAAGTCATCACCTGAAAACGCACGTGCGCACCCACACAG GCGAGAAGCCCTTCAACTGTCCGAGCGACGGCTGCGAGAAGACCTTCAGCAGCCAGTACAGTTTGAAGAGTCACATCCGCGCCCACGATAAGGGAGCGCCCTTCGGCTTCGGCGTGGCCCTCGCTGGCCCGCTGTCCGAG GACGCCAATCACTCGCTGTGCCTCAGCGACTTGAGTCTGATCTCGACCGACTCGGACCTGCCGGAGCAACTGCGCAAC GCGCAGAATTTGGACGCCAACCATCTGACCCCCGTGAGAATCTTTGAGCTCATGTTCCAGAGTCCCGAAGATAGCGTGAGCCAAGATGAGGCCCCCCCGGGCG AGGGTCTCGGCGAGCGCTTGGGGCCGGggacccccgccccgcccgcggcGACCGAGGCTTCGTCTCTCGCCCCCTCGGCCGCGCCCGCCTCATCTCTGCCCCCGGTGCCGGTCGCCGCCTCCGAGGGGCCGCCGGCTCAGGCTTGCGGGCGAGCGCCCGACCGGGCGGCCCCGCCGCCGGCCGCGGCTCAACCCGCGCCTTTGGCCGGTCACGTCGTCGCCGGCGACGGGGCCGCTGCCGGCGGGCCGACTCTGAACCCGGCGCCGCCCGGCCTGGTCATGTCCGACCAGAACCTTCAGTGGATCCTGAGCAGCGCCGCCAACGGCCAACTGAATCCCCAACAAGCG GCGCCGGGCGGCCCGAAAGTGGAGAAGGTGTTTTTTACCACGGCCATCCCGGTGGGCGGCGGCGCCG GCAGCTCGGTCCAGCAGATCGGCCTGAGCCTGcccgtcatcatcatcaagcaGGAGGAGTCGTGCCAGTGCCTTTGCGCCTGCAGGGACCAGGCGGCCGCGCGTCAGCGGCCGCCGGacgcgccgcctcctcctcctcctcctcctcctcctcctcctgcggcCGCCGCCTGCTCTTCTCCGTGCTGCCTCCCCGCGTCTTCCTCCGAGGTGGGTGAGGTGGAGCCGCGCCCCGCCGGGACGACGtcatcgccgccgccgtcggcgACGTCGTCGCACGGGCTCGCCAACATGGACGTGTCGGACTTCCTCTCGATGCAGAGCCCGGACAGCGCCGCCGACATGGAGGCCCTGCTGCTCGTCGCCGACGACTTCAACATGGCCACCGAGGGCCACCCTTAG